One window from the genome of Bradyrhizobium xenonodulans encodes:
- the bioD gene encoding dethiobiotin synthase — MSQQIVVTGTDTGIGKTVFSAGLANLLGANYWKPIQAGLEGETDTEVVTRLGSISADRIVPEVYRLRTPASPHYSAEIDGVRIDTDSLHVPQTGERPLVIEGAGGLMVPLNGSTLYIDIFEHWRLPVLLCASTRLGTINHSLLSIEALRKRQIHILGIAFIGERNAETQSAIREMGRMRWLGRLPWLSPLTPDTLQDAFKSSFRADDFRP, encoded by the coding sequence ATGAGCCAGCAGATCGTCGTGACAGGCACAGATACCGGCATCGGAAAGACGGTCTTTTCCGCGGGCCTCGCCAATCTCCTCGGCGCGAATTACTGGAAGCCGATCCAGGCCGGCCTCGAGGGAGAGACCGATACGGAGGTCGTAACCCGGCTGGGCAGTATCTCAGCCGATCGCATCGTGCCGGAGGTTTACCGCCTTCGGACGCCGGCTTCTCCGCACTATTCCGCCGAAATCGACGGAGTTCGCATCGACACAGATTCGCTCCATGTGCCGCAGACTGGCGAGCGACCGCTTGTGATCGAGGGTGCCGGCGGGCTAATGGTGCCACTGAACGGCAGTACACTTTATATTGACATCTTCGAGCATTGGCGGCTCCCTGTCCTGCTTTGCGCCAGCACGCGACTAGGGACGATCAATCACTCGCTGCTCTCGATCGAGGCTCTGCGAAAACGCCAGATCCATATTCTTGGGATAGCATTCATTGGCGAAAGAAATGCAGAAACTCAGAGTGCAATTCGCGAGATGGGTCGGATGCGTTGGTTGGGGCGACTGCCCTGGCTTTCGCCGCTCACACCAGACACGCTGCAGGACGCGTTCAAGAGCTCATTCCGGGCCGACGATTTCAGGCCATGA